In the Malus domestica chromosome 16, GDT2T_hap1 genome, one interval contains:
- the LOC103433155 gene encoding mediator-associated protein 2-like, which translates to MEAKNSGKVGVAEGYKPPPEFSEVAKEPLLDINMNDSTELWLISWPKDQNPDFSQEVSLKLGPDGELGSFVGPSGKEYDLQSTAQKPDATVFVSSVSGTKVAGKISRNVSLVYYPEPSELEEKLKSKQLKKIQQISSGMSRSPHSFATPTRSSMPTMSRTVGGHPTPTHSSRQKSSISGVGEPSQLRKKRRAPEPTRSLNHSGQNSGRRSGVTD; encoded by the exons ATGGAGGCAAAAAACTCGGGTAAAGTTGGTGTGGCTGAGGGCTACAAACCTCCACCGGAGTTTTCCGAAGTTGCTAAAGAACCACTTCTGGATATCAATATGAACGACTCCACAGAGCTTTGGCTCATTTCTTGGCCGAAAGATCAA AATCCAGATTTTAGCCAAGAAGTTTCACTCAAGCTTGGTCCTGATGGAGAGTTGGGCAGTTTTGTTGGTCCATCCG GCAAAGAATATGATCTCCAAAGTACAGCTCAAAAGCCAGATGCTACAGTTTTTGTATCGTCTGTGTCAGGCACAAAAGTTG CTGGGAAGATTTCACGGAATGTTTCTCTCGTGTACTATCCGGAACCTAGTGAACTTGAAGAAAAACTAAAGTCCAAACAGTTGAAGAAAATTCAGCAGATATCATCTGGAATGTCCCGTTCTCCCCATAGTTTTGCAACTCCTACACGAAGTTCTATGCCGACAATGTCACGGACAGTAGGTGGGCATCCAACCCCAACTCATAGCAGCAGACAAAAAAGCTCCATATCTGGTGTTGGAGAGCCATCACAGCTTCGGAAAAAGAGGCGTGCGCCTGAACCTACGAGGTCCTTGAACCACTCTGGCCAAAATTCAGGGCGACGTAGTGGAGTCACCGACTGA